The DNA sequence AGAATTGTTTCATATTCCTCTTTATAAAAAAGAGATACAGTCGTTAAAATATTCAACAGTTCTTGACGCTTAATAGGTTTTTGCAAAAATCCTATAACAGCTCCAGTATTAATAAGTTCAATAAAATAGCTTGTTTCATTATAAGCAGATATAACGATAAATTTTTGTTCTATATTTATAGATAATATTTCTTTTGTAAGTTCTATGCCGTTTAAGTGTGGCATCAAAATATCTGTAATTACAAGATCGATATTCGCAAGATTGTTCTTATATGCCGCTAAAGCTTCCCTCCCGTCAGATGCAGTATATACATGAGAGAAAAAATTTTTCAATAAAGCAGTTGTACTTTTTCTCATCTCCAGGTCATCTTCCGCATATAAAACAGTAAGTTTTTTTGTTGTAGATAATAATTCTGTATTTGTCACCTGTTCGCCTGATTTAATTAGTTACAATTTATTATATTTTTATTCTATATAGTGAATATTCAAAAATGTAATTGTTCGATACAATTATGCGAATATTATTTGATATGTCAGCCAAACTTCATACTTATGCATAAATATTTTCAGCTGTTGTTTCAAGTTGTAACAGCAGTATTGGGGTTTAAGATAGTAGAAATTGAGAAGGAAGTGTATTCATAGTGCGGGAAGAGGAGATAACGACGCAATTGCGCCGCTATTTGAATTTCGTGCCGATTAATTACTGAAAAAGTGAAATAAGCACACCAGCTGCTACTGCTGAACCGATAACTCCTGCCACATTCGGACCCATTGCATGCATTAAAAGCATGTTTGTACGGTCATATTCCATACCGACCTTATTTGATACACGTGCCGCCATCGGAACGGCAGAAACACCTGCTGAACCGATTAACGGATTGATTTTGTGTCCAGGGAAAAGGTTCATAAACTTCGCCATCAATACACCTGCTGCAGTTCCTACAGAAAATGCAATAATTCCTAAAACCATAATAAACAAAGTTTCAGGTACAAGGAACTGATCAGCTGCAAGCTTCGAACCGACACCAAGTCCCAAGAAAATAGTTGTAATATTGATAAGGGCATTTTGTAATGTATCATTCAAACGTTCAACAACACCTGATTCTTTTAAGAAATTACCGAACATAAATGCACCGATAAGCGGTGTAGATTCCGGTAAAACCAAAATTGCCAGCATCAAAACAAGGATCGGGAAAACAAGTTTTTCCAAACGGGAAACATGACGAAGTGTCGTCATCTTGATCTTTCTCTCTTTTTCGCTTGTCAGTGCTTTCATAATAGGAGGCTGAATAATAGGCACCATCGCCATATAACTGTATGATGCAACCGCAATAGCTCCCAAAAGTTCCGGTGCAAGTTTCGTTGCGATAAAGATGGATGTAGGACCATCCGCCCCGCCGATAATCGAAATTGCAGAAGCCTGCTGCAGAGTAAAATCAACAAAACCAAAATGAGCAAGCGCAACAGCACCCACAAGTGTTCCAAAAATACCAAACTGAGCCGCTCCGCCAAGCAGTGCTGTTTTAGGGTTTGACAACAGTGGACCAAAATCAGTCATTGCCCCGACACCCATAAAGATGATAATAGGAAAAAGCTCATTTGAAAGTCCCATATTGTAAATTACACCAAGGAAACCATGTTCTCCTGCAATACCGGCTATAGGAATGTTCGCCAGCAGTCCGCCAAAGGCAATTGGCAAGAGTAACAATGGTTCAAACCCTTTTGCAATTCCAAGATAAAAAAGCAAAAAGACGATAAGAATCATAATCACACGGCCCAGACCTTTATGAAAATCACTCATTTTCTGCCCTGTTGCACTCATCTCATCATCTCTTGGACTTACAAGAGCGACAATTCCTGTTGATTTGAGAAAATTTACTATCATTTCACCCATTGGTTTTGGATGATAGTTTTCTTCTTTATGTGTTGATTGTGCTTCTTGAGCAACTGTTGCATGCTCTGATGCCATTGCATTTGAAAATGCAAAGAGCATTATAAGAGCTAAAAACTTAAGTACAATTTTTTTCATTCGCTTATCCTAATACTGCTACGACTTGACCTTCTACAACTTTATCGTTTGTAGCTACATTAATAGACTTAATAACACCACCGCGAGGCGCCACAACATCTATTTCCATTTTCATAGATTCTAAAATCATGATTACGTC is a window from the Sulfurimonas hydrogeniphila genome containing:
- a CDS encoding sodium ion-translocating decarboxylase subunit beta — its product is MKKIVLKFLALIMLFAFSNAMASEHATVAQEAQSTHKEENYHPKPMGEMIVNFLKSTGIVALVSPRDDEMSATGQKMSDFHKGLGRVIMILIVFLLFYLGIAKGFEPLLLLPIAFGGLLANIPIAGIAGEHGFLGVIYNMGLSNELFPIIIFMGVGAMTDFGPLLSNPKTALLGGAAQFGIFGTLVGAVALAHFGFVDFTLQQASAISIIGGADGPTSIFIATKLAPELLGAIAVASYSYMAMVPIIQPPIMKALTSEKERKIKMTTLRHVSRLEKLVFPILVLMLAILVLPESTPLIGAFMFGNFLKESGVVERLNDTLQNALINITTIFLGLGVGSKLAADQFLVPETLFIMVLGIIAFSVGTAAGVLMAKFMNLFPGHKINPLIGSAGVSAVPMAARVSNKVGMEYDRTNMLLMHAMGPNVAGVIGSAVAAGVLISLFQ
- a CDS encoding response regulator transcription factor, with the translated sequence MTNTELLSTTKKLTVLYAEDDLEMRKSTTALLKNFFSHVYTASDGREALAAYKNNLANIDLVITDILMPHLNGIELTKEILSINIEQKFIVISAYNETSYFIELINTGAVIGFLQKPIKRQELLNILTTVSLFYKEEYETILPFQDGFLWNRELKKLFLEGKEIILSANETKLLDLFLSYPNTVFSAIDLHLYLFEDTKEFSEDSIKSFIKRLRKKIPSSSIQTHKDLGYSLSI